One genomic region from Rosa rugosa chromosome 1, drRosRugo1.1, whole genome shotgun sequence encodes:
- the LOC133723013 gene encoding uncharacterized protein LOC133723013 isoform X1 — MCFLYCINDWVNSLISVILNLGLIFPLKFDCGFVSTGVFLCWRWSFGSLVVQGFTDLVGFSIRFFSLPSIMETESQIELTIQNNMLPPQAGTFQDREDLIQYVRDFGASQGYVVTIKKSRKDRRVILGCDRGGVYRNRRKIDESKRKRKANSRLINCPFEAIGKREDDLWVLTIKNGEHNHEALKDMSEHPYSRRFTEEEVRQIKQMTEAGIKPRQVLKALKQINPELQSTPRHLYNLKAKIRQGTLSEKSFKTWRPDRSALVNTSSAPSGGSLMQSNQPLKVPNFIGGKFVDSQGCSIIDVVNPATQEIVSHVPLTTYEEFKAAVSSAKQAFPSWKNTPITTRQRILFKLQELIRRDIDKLAMNITLEQGKTLKGAESDVLRGIEVVEHACGMATLQMGEFVPNASYGIDTYSIREPLGVCAGICPFNFPSMIPLWMFPVAVTCGNTFVLKPCEKNPGVSMILAALAKEAGLPDGVLNIVHGTHDIVNYICDDDDIKAVSLVGSSTAGMHIHAKAVARGKRVQSNIGGKNHAIIMPDASMDATLNALVTAGFGAAGQRCMALNTAVFVGNSITWERELVERAKALKVNVGTDPSADVGPVITKEVKDCICRLVQSSVESGARLVLDGRNVMVQGYENGNFVGPTILCDVTTNMDCFKEEIFGPVLLCMQAASLEEAITIINRNRCGNGASIFTTSGIAARKFQNEVEAGLVGINVPVPVPLPLSSFNGSKASFGSDLNISGKAGVQFYTQIKAVAQQWKDLPSLESSLALRPSYETNMTSRGVSSSLPSTSERDSPSHRISGATNSESESDSPSELPSRGAPLSLPSTSEAALPTQGASSMSPTAYRDFSSQGLSLVLPATSERDLSGVDMSLAMPRATERDIPKQGLTLTTSQSSERMYMPQTSHWMETSRPTSQRTENISPSSERHLASTSQRNDKNGNTSLSSQRTGTSMALTSESVYAPASHDNMAPISLRSVGMTGTSHRTDPTLRPTTERAYMLGVTHLNDNMGQTFQRPDTMFSTSERMYMPAKSHQHDHMGSTSRRTDIPMHSTSERMFMSTASQRNEELAVASQPASERLYLSPLVPRNAGTPQKMFPQNSLILSEEFPSQGASLTLPTSQRI; from the exons ATGTGTTTCCTTTACTGTATTAATGATTGGGTTAATTCCTTAATCTCTGTTATTCTAAATTTGGGGTTGATTTTCCCCTTGAAATTTGATTGTGGGTTTGTTTCCACAGGTGTGTTTTTGTGTTGGAGGTGGAGTTTTGGGTCTCTGGTAGTGCAAGGTTTCACTGACCTAGTGGGATTTTCAATCAG ATTCTTCTCCTTGCCATCAATAATGGAAACTGAAAGTCAAATTGAGCTTACTATACAGAACAATATGCTTCCTCCACAAGCTGGAACATTTCAAGATCGTGAAGATCTCATCCAATATGTTCGTGATTTTGGTGCTAGTCAAGGATATGTGGTGACCATCAAGAAGTCAAGGAAAGACAGGAGAGTGATTTTAGGTTGTGATAGGGGAGGTGTTTATCGTAATAGGCGTAAAATTGATGAAAGCAAACGCAAAAGGAAGGCAAATTCACGCCTTATAAACTGTCCCTTTGAAGCCATTGGGAAAAGGGAAGATGATTTGTGGGTACTCACAATAAAGAATGGGGAGCATAATCATGAAGCATTAAAGGACATGTCAGAGCATCCTTATAGTCGTCGCTTTACTGAGGAAGAGGTCAGGCAAATCAAGCAAATGACCGAAGCTGGTATAAAACCACGTCAAGTTCTTAAGGCTCTCAAGCAAATTAATCCTGAACTGCAGTCAACACCAAGGCATTTGTATAACCTCAAAGCAAAGATCCGTCAAGGAACTCTATCAG AGAAAAGTTTCAAGACATGGAGACCTGACAGGTCTGCTTTGGTGAATACAAGTTCTGCTCCCAGTGGGGGGTCATTGATGCAAAGTAACCAGCCG TTGAAGGTTCCTAATTTCATTGGAGGAAAATTCGTTGATTCACAAGGGTGTTCAATCATTGACGTAGTAAATCCT GCAACACAAGAGATTGTTTCTCATGTTCCTTTAACTACCTATGAAGAGTTCAAAGCTGCAGTTAGTTCAGCCAAGCAAGCTTTTCCTTCATGGAAAAACACACCTATTACTACACGTCAAAGAATCCTGTTTAAGCTTCAGGAGCTCATCCGCAGAGATATT GATAAACTTGCCATGAATATCACCTTAGAGCAGGGTAAGACGTTGAAGGGTGCTGAGAGTGATGTGCTCCGTGGTATAG AGGTGGTCGAACATGCTTGTGGGATGGCAACTCTACAGATGGGTGAGTTTGTTCCTAATGCATCTTATGGTATTGATACATACAGCATTAGGGAACCACTTGGTGTTTGTGCCGGGATATGCCCCTTCAACTTTCCCTCAATGATTCCATTATGG ATGTTCCCAGTTGCAGTTACATGTGGCAATACATTTGTTCTCAAGCCATGTGAAAAAAATCCAG GAGTTTCGATGATACTTGCAGCACTTGCTAAGGAGGCTGGTTTGCCCGACGGTGTGTTAAATATAGTCCATGGTACTCAC GACATTGTTAATTATAtctgtgatgatgatgatataaAGGCTGTTTCACTTGTTGGCTCGAGTACA GCTGGAATGCACATACATGCAAAGGCAGTTGCTAGGGGAAAGCGTGTTCAG TCCAATATAGGAGGAAAAAATCATGCCATCATCATGCCTGATGCTAGCATGGATGCAACCTTGAATGCTCTGGTCACGGCTGGTTTTGGTGCTGCAGGACAGAGGTGTATGGCTCTTAATACAGCTGTTTTTGTTGGAAACTCAATAACATG GGAGCGTGAACTAGTGGAACGTGCCAAAGCCCTGAAAGTCAATGTGGGAACAGATCCCAGTGCAGACGTTGGTCCAGTTATTACCAAAGAG GTGAAGGATTGCATATGCAGATTAGTCCAGAGCAGTGTCGAAAGCGGTGCTAGACTCGTTCTTGATGGGAGAAATGTTATG GTTCAAGGCTATGAGAATGGAAATTTTGTTGGTCCTACTATCTTATGTGATGTTACAACCAATATGGATTGTTTTAAG GAAGAAATTTTTGGACCGGTTCTTCTGTGCATGCAG GCTGCCAGCCTAGAAGAAGCGATCACAATTATAAACAGAAACAG GTGTGGGAATGGAGCTTCCATATTCACAACATCTGGCATTGCTGCAAGGAAGTTTCAGAATGAAGTTGAGGCTGGGCTG GTTGGGATCAATGTTCCTGTCCCGGTTCCGTTGCCATTGTCCTCGTTTAACGGATCTAAGGCATCTTTTGGCAGCGATCTGAATATCTCTG GTAAGGCAGGAGTGCAATTTTACACCCAGATCAAAGCGGTTGCACAACAGTGGAAGGATTTACCTAGCTTAGAATCATCATTAGCCTTGCGTCCATCATATGAGACAAATATGACAAGCAGAGGTGTCTCTTCTTCTTTGCCTTCAACATCTGAGAGAGATTCACCTAGCCATAGAATATCAGGAGCCACAAACTCAGAATCTGAGAGTGATTCACCAAGCGAGTTGCCAAGTCGTGGAGCTCCGTTGTCCCTCCCTTCCACATCTGAGGCAGCTCTTCCAACCCAAGGAGCCTCATCTATGTCTCCAACAGCATATAGGGATTTTTCTAGTCAGGGCCTGTCCCTTGTCCTGCCAGCAACATCCGAGAGAGATCTGTCCGGTGTGGATATGTCACTAGCCATGCCTCGAGCAACAGAAAGAGATATACCAAAACAAGGTTTGACATTGACAACTTCACAATCATCAGAGAGAATGTATATGCCTCAAACTTCTCATTGGATGGAAACCTCAAGACCAACATCTCAAAGGACTGAAAATATTTCACCAAGTTCTGAGAGGCATCTTGCCTCAACATCTCAGAGGAATGACAAGAATGGCAACACGTCACTGTCATCTCAAAGGACTGGTACTTCTATGGCATTGACTTCCGAGAGCGTCTATGCCCCTGCCTCTCATGACAATATGGCTCCAATATCACTCCGAAGTGTTGGTATGACCGGAACATCTCACAGGACGGATCCCACACTACGTCCAACCACTGAGAGGGCATACATGCTGGGAGTAACTCACCTGAATGACAATATGGGTCAAACATTTCAAAGGCCCGACACCATGTTTTCAACATCTGAGAGGATGTACATGCCCGCAAAATCTCATCAGCATGATCATATGGGTTCAACATCTCGGAGAACTGATATTCCTATGCATTCAACCTCAGAGCGGATGTTCATGTCCACAGCATCTCAAAGGAATGAGGAGTTGGCTGTTGCATCTCAACCTGCCTCCGAGAGATTATATTTGTCTCCATTAGTTCCGAGAAATGCTGGTACGCCTCAGAAGATGTTTCCCCAAAACTCTCTAATTTTGAGTGAGGAGTTTCCCTCCCAAGGAGCATCACTGACTTTACCCACATCTCAGAGGATATAG
- the LOC133723013 gene encoding uncharacterized protein LOC133723013 isoform X2, whose amino-acid sequence MCFLYCINDWVNSLISVILNLGLIFPLKFDCGFVSTGVFLCWRWSFGSLVVQGFTDLVGFSIRFFSLPSIMETESQIELTIQNNMLPPQAGTFQDREDLIQYVRDFGASQGYVVTIKKSRKDRRVILGCDRGGVYRNRRKIDESKRKRKANSRLINCPFEAIGKREDDLWVLTIKNGEHNHEALKDMSEHPYSRRFTEEEVRQIKQMTEAGIKPRQVLKALKQINPELQSTPRHLYNLKAKIRQGTLSEKSFKTWRPDRSALVNTSSAPSGGSLMQSNQPVPNFIGGKFVDSQGCSIIDVVNPATQEIVSHVPLTTYEEFKAAVSSAKQAFPSWKNTPITTRQRILFKLQELIRRDIDKLAMNITLEQGKTLKGAESDVLRGIEVVEHACGMATLQMGEFVPNASYGIDTYSIREPLGVCAGICPFNFPSMIPLWMFPVAVTCGNTFVLKPCEKNPGVSMILAALAKEAGLPDGVLNIVHGTHDIVNYICDDDDIKAVSLVGSSTAGMHIHAKAVARGKRVQSNIGGKNHAIIMPDASMDATLNALVTAGFGAAGQRCMALNTAVFVGNSITWERELVERAKALKVNVGTDPSADVGPVITKEVKDCICRLVQSSVESGARLVLDGRNVMVQGYENGNFVGPTILCDVTTNMDCFKEEIFGPVLLCMQAASLEEAITIINRNRCGNGASIFTTSGIAARKFQNEVEAGLVGINVPVPVPLPLSSFNGSKASFGSDLNISGKAGVQFYTQIKAVAQQWKDLPSLESSLALRPSYETNMTSRGVSSSLPSTSERDSPSHRISGATNSESESDSPSELPSRGAPLSLPSTSEAALPTQGASSMSPTAYRDFSSQGLSLVLPATSERDLSGVDMSLAMPRATERDIPKQGLTLTTSQSSERMYMPQTSHWMETSRPTSQRTENISPSSERHLASTSQRNDKNGNTSLSSQRTGTSMALTSESVYAPASHDNMAPISLRSVGMTGTSHRTDPTLRPTTERAYMLGVTHLNDNMGQTFQRPDTMFSTSERMYMPAKSHQHDHMGSTSRRTDIPMHSTSERMFMSTASQRNEELAVASQPASERLYLSPLVPRNAGTPQKMFPQNSLILSEEFPSQGASLTLPTSQRI is encoded by the exons ATGTGTTTCCTTTACTGTATTAATGATTGGGTTAATTCCTTAATCTCTGTTATTCTAAATTTGGGGTTGATTTTCCCCTTGAAATTTGATTGTGGGTTTGTTTCCACAGGTGTGTTTTTGTGTTGGAGGTGGAGTTTTGGGTCTCTGGTAGTGCAAGGTTTCACTGACCTAGTGGGATTTTCAATCAG ATTCTTCTCCTTGCCATCAATAATGGAAACTGAAAGTCAAATTGAGCTTACTATACAGAACAATATGCTTCCTCCACAAGCTGGAACATTTCAAGATCGTGAAGATCTCATCCAATATGTTCGTGATTTTGGTGCTAGTCAAGGATATGTGGTGACCATCAAGAAGTCAAGGAAAGACAGGAGAGTGATTTTAGGTTGTGATAGGGGAGGTGTTTATCGTAATAGGCGTAAAATTGATGAAAGCAAACGCAAAAGGAAGGCAAATTCACGCCTTATAAACTGTCCCTTTGAAGCCATTGGGAAAAGGGAAGATGATTTGTGGGTACTCACAATAAAGAATGGGGAGCATAATCATGAAGCATTAAAGGACATGTCAGAGCATCCTTATAGTCGTCGCTTTACTGAGGAAGAGGTCAGGCAAATCAAGCAAATGACCGAAGCTGGTATAAAACCACGTCAAGTTCTTAAGGCTCTCAAGCAAATTAATCCTGAACTGCAGTCAACACCAAGGCATTTGTATAACCTCAAAGCAAAGATCCGTCAAGGAACTCTATCAG AGAAAAGTTTCAAGACATGGAGACCTGACAGGTCTGCTTTGGTGAATACAAGTTCTGCTCCCAGTGGGGGGTCATTGATGCAAAGTAACCAGCCG GTTCCTAATTTCATTGGAGGAAAATTCGTTGATTCACAAGGGTGTTCAATCATTGACGTAGTAAATCCT GCAACACAAGAGATTGTTTCTCATGTTCCTTTAACTACCTATGAAGAGTTCAAAGCTGCAGTTAGTTCAGCCAAGCAAGCTTTTCCTTCATGGAAAAACACACCTATTACTACACGTCAAAGAATCCTGTTTAAGCTTCAGGAGCTCATCCGCAGAGATATT GATAAACTTGCCATGAATATCACCTTAGAGCAGGGTAAGACGTTGAAGGGTGCTGAGAGTGATGTGCTCCGTGGTATAG AGGTGGTCGAACATGCTTGTGGGATGGCAACTCTACAGATGGGTGAGTTTGTTCCTAATGCATCTTATGGTATTGATACATACAGCATTAGGGAACCACTTGGTGTTTGTGCCGGGATATGCCCCTTCAACTTTCCCTCAATGATTCCATTATGG ATGTTCCCAGTTGCAGTTACATGTGGCAATACATTTGTTCTCAAGCCATGTGAAAAAAATCCAG GAGTTTCGATGATACTTGCAGCACTTGCTAAGGAGGCTGGTTTGCCCGACGGTGTGTTAAATATAGTCCATGGTACTCAC GACATTGTTAATTATAtctgtgatgatgatgatataaAGGCTGTTTCACTTGTTGGCTCGAGTACA GCTGGAATGCACATACATGCAAAGGCAGTTGCTAGGGGAAAGCGTGTTCAG TCCAATATAGGAGGAAAAAATCATGCCATCATCATGCCTGATGCTAGCATGGATGCAACCTTGAATGCTCTGGTCACGGCTGGTTTTGGTGCTGCAGGACAGAGGTGTATGGCTCTTAATACAGCTGTTTTTGTTGGAAACTCAATAACATG GGAGCGTGAACTAGTGGAACGTGCCAAAGCCCTGAAAGTCAATGTGGGAACAGATCCCAGTGCAGACGTTGGTCCAGTTATTACCAAAGAG GTGAAGGATTGCATATGCAGATTAGTCCAGAGCAGTGTCGAAAGCGGTGCTAGACTCGTTCTTGATGGGAGAAATGTTATG GTTCAAGGCTATGAGAATGGAAATTTTGTTGGTCCTACTATCTTATGTGATGTTACAACCAATATGGATTGTTTTAAG GAAGAAATTTTTGGACCGGTTCTTCTGTGCATGCAG GCTGCCAGCCTAGAAGAAGCGATCACAATTATAAACAGAAACAG GTGTGGGAATGGAGCTTCCATATTCACAACATCTGGCATTGCTGCAAGGAAGTTTCAGAATGAAGTTGAGGCTGGGCTG GTTGGGATCAATGTTCCTGTCCCGGTTCCGTTGCCATTGTCCTCGTTTAACGGATCTAAGGCATCTTTTGGCAGCGATCTGAATATCTCTG GTAAGGCAGGAGTGCAATTTTACACCCAGATCAAAGCGGTTGCACAACAGTGGAAGGATTTACCTAGCTTAGAATCATCATTAGCCTTGCGTCCATCATATGAGACAAATATGACAAGCAGAGGTGTCTCTTCTTCTTTGCCTTCAACATCTGAGAGAGATTCACCTAGCCATAGAATATCAGGAGCCACAAACTCAGAATCTGAGAGTGATTCACCAAGCGAGTTGCCAAGTCGTGGAGCTCCGTTGTCCCTCCCTTCCACATCTGAGGCAGCTCTTCCAACCCAAGGAGCCTCATCTATGTCTCCAACAGCATATAGGGATTTTTCTAGTCAGGGCCTGTCCCTTGTCCTGCCAGCAACATCCGAGAGAGATCTGTCCGGTGTGGATATGTCACTAGCCATGCCTCGAGCAACAGAAAGAGATATACCAAAACAAGGTTTGACATTGACAACTTCACAATCATCAGAGAGAATGTATATGCCTCAAACTTCTCATTGGATGGAAACCTCAAGACCAACATCTCAAAGGACTGAAAATATTTCACCAAGTTCTGAGAGGCATCTTGCCTCAACATCTCAGAGGAATGACAAGAATGGCAACACGTCACTGTCATCTCAAAGGACTGGTACTTCTATGGCATTGACTTCCGAGAGCGTCTATGCCCCTGCCTCTCATGACAATATGGCTCCAATATCACTCCGAAGTGTTGGTATGACCGGAACATCTCACAGGACGGATCCCACACTACGTCCAACCACTGAGAGGGCATACATGCTGGGAGTAACTCACCTGAATGACAATATGGGTCAAACATTTCAAAGGCCCGACACCATGTTTTCAACATCTGAGAGGATGTACATGCCCGCAAAATCTCATCAGCATGATCATATGGGTTCAACATCTCGGAGAACTGATATTCCTATGCATTCAACCTCAGAGCGGATGTTCATGTCCACAGCATCTCAAAGGAATGAGGAGTTGGCTGTTGCATCTCAACCTGCCTCCGAGAGATTATATTTGTCTCCATTAGTTCCGAGAAATGCTGGTACGCCTCAGAAGATGTTTCCCCAAAACTCTCTAATTTTGAGTGAGGAGTTTCCCTCCCAAGGAGCATCACTGACTTTACCCACATCTCAGAGGATATAG
- the LOC133723013 gene encoding methylmalonate-semialdehyde dehydrogenase [acylating], mitochondrial-like isoform X3: METESQIELTIQNNMLPPQAGTFQDREDLIQYVRDFGASQGYVVTIKKSRKDRRVILGCDRGGVYRNRRKIDESKRKRKANSRLINCPFEAIGKREDDLWVLTIKNGEHNHEALKDMSEHPYSRRFTEEEVRQIKQMTEAGIKPRQVLKALKQINPELQSTPRHLYNLKAKIRQGTLSEKSFKTWRPDRSALVNTSSAPSGGSLMQSNQPLKVPNFIGGKFVDSQGCSIIDVVNPATQEIVSHVPLTTYEEFKAAVSSAKQAFPSWKNTPITTRQRILFKLQELIRRDIDKLAMNITLEQGKTLKGAESDVLRGIEVVEHACGMATLQMGEFVPNASYGIDTYSIREPLGVCAGICPFNFPSMIPLWMFPVAVTCGNTFVLKPCEKNPGVSMILAALAKEAGLPDGVLNIVHGTHDIVNYICDDDDIKAVSLVGSSTAGMHIHAKAVARGKRVQSNIGGKNHAIIMPDASMDATLNALVTAGFGAAGQRCMALNTAVFVGNSITWERELVERAKALKVNVGTDPSADVGPVITKEVKDCICRLVQSSVESGARLVLDGRNVMVQGYENGNFVGPTILCDVTTNMDCFKEEIFGPVLLCMQAASLEEAITIINRNRCGNGASIFTTSGIAARKFQNEVEAGLVGINVPVPVPLPLSSFNGSKASFGSDLNISGKAGVQFYTQIKAVAQQWKDLPSLESSLALRPSYETNMTSRGVSSSLPSTSERDSPSHRISGATNSESESDSPSELPSRGAPLSLPSTSEAALPTQGASSMSPTAYRDFSSQGLSLVLPATSERDLSGVDMSLAMPRATERDIPKQGLTLTTSQSSERMYMPQTSHWMETSRPTSQRTENISPSSERHLASTSQRNDKNGNTSLSSQRTGTSMALTSESVYAPASHDNMAPISLRSVGMTGTSHRTDPTLRPTTERAYMLGVTHLNDNMGQTFQRPDTMFSTSERMYMPAKSHQHDHMGSTSRRTDIPMHSTSERMFMSTASQRNEELAVASQPASERLYLSPLVPRNAGTPQKMFPQNSLILSEEFPSQGASLTLPTSQRI, translated from the exons ATGGAAACTGAAAGTCAAATTGAGCTTACTATACAGAACAATATGCTTCCTCCACAAGCTGGAACATTTCAAGATCGTGAAGATCTCATCCAATATGTTCGTGATTTTGGTGCTAGTCAAGGATATGTGGTGACCATCAAGAAGTCAAGGAAAGACAGGAGAGTGATTTTAGGTTGTGATAGGGGAGGTGTTTATCGTAATAGGCGTAAAATTGATGAAAGCAAACGCAAAAGGAAGGCAAATTCACGCCTTATAAACTGTCCCTTTGAAGCCATTGGGAAAAGGGAAGATGATTTGTGGGTACTCACAATAAAGAATGGGGAGCATAATCATGAAGCATTAAAGGACATGTCAGAGCATCCTTATAGTCGTCGCTTTACTGAGGAAGAGGTCAGGCAAATCAAGCAAATGACCGAAGCTGGTATAAAACCACGTCAAGTTCTTAAGGCTCTCAAGCAAATTAATCCTGAACTGCAGTCAACACCAAGGCATTTGTATAACCTCAAAGCAAAGATCCGTCAAGGAACTCTATCAG AGAAAAGTTTCAAGACATGGAGACCTGACAGGTCTGCTTTGGTGAATACAAGTTCTGCTCCCAGTGGGGGGTCATTGATGCAAAGTAACCAGCCG TTGAAGGTTCCTAATTTCATTGGAGGAAAATTCGTTGATTCACAAGGGTGTTCAATCATTGACGTAGTAAATCCT GCAACACAAGAGATTGTTTCTCATGTTCCTTTAACTACCTATGAAGAGTTCAAAGCTGCAGTTAGTTCAGCCAAGCAAGCTTTTCCTTCATGGAAAAACACACCTATTACTACACGTCAAAGAATCCTGTTTAAGCTTCAGGAGCTCATCCGCAGAGATATT GATAAACTTGCCATGAATATCACCTTAGAGCAGGGTAAGACGTTGAAGGGTGCTGAGAGTGATGTGCTCCGTGGTATAG AGGTGGTCGAACATGCTTGTGGGATGGCAACTCTACAGATGGGTGAGTTTGTTCCTAATGCATCTTATGGTATTGATACATACAGCATTAGGGAACCACTTGGTGTTTGTGCCGGGATATGCCCCTTCAACTTTCCCTCAATGATTCCATTATGG ATGTTCCCAGTTGCAGTTACATGTGGCAATACATTTGTTCTCAAGCCATGTGAAAAAAATCCAG GAGTTTCGATGATACTTGCAGCACTTGCTAAGGAGGCTGGTTTGCCCGACGGTGTGTTAAATATAGTCCATGGTACTCAC GACATTGTTAATTATAtctgtgatgatgatgatataaAGGCTGTTTCACTTGTTGGCTCGAGTACA GCTGGAATGCACATACATGCAAAGGCAGTTGCTAGGGGAAAGCGTGTTCAG TCCAATATAGGAGGAAAAAATCATGCCATCATCATGCCTGATGCTAGCATGGATGCAACCTTGAATGCTCTGGTCACGGCTGGTTTTGGTGCTGCAGGACAGAGGTGTATGGCTCTTAATACAGCTGTTTTTGTTGGAAACTCAATAACATG GGAGCGTGAACTAGTGGAACGTGCCAAAGCCCTGAAAGTCAATGTGGGAACAGATCCCAGTGCAGACGTTGGTCCAGTTATTACCAAAGAG GTGAAGGATTGCATATGCAGATTAGTCCAGAGCAGTGTCGAAAGCGGTGCTAGACTCGTTCTTGATGGGAGAAATGTTATG GTTCAAGGCTATGAGAATGGAAATTTTGTTGGTCCTACTATCTTATGTGATGTTACAACCAATATGGATTGTTTTAAG GAAGAAATTTTTGGACCGGTTCTTCTGTGCATGCAG GCTGCCAGCCTAGAAGAAGCGATCACAATTATAAACAGAAACAG GTGTGGGAATGGAGCTTCCATATTCACAACATCTGGCATTGCTGCAAGGAAGTTTCAGAATGAAGTTGAGGCTGGGCTG GTTGGGATCAATGTTCCTGTCCCGGTTCCGTTGCCATTGTCCTCGTTTAACGGATCTAAGGCATCTTTTGGCAGCGATCTGAATATCTCTG GTAAGGCAGGAGTGCAATTTTACACCCAGATCAAAGCGGTTGCACAACAGTGGAAGGATTTACCTAGCTTAGAATCATCATTAGCCTTGCGTCCATCATATGAGACAAATATGACAAGCAGAGGTGTCTCTTCTTCTTTGCCTTCAACATCTGAGAGAGATTCACCTAGCCATAGAATATCAGGAGCCACAAACTCAGAATCTGAGAGTGATTCACCAAGCGAGTTGCCAAGTCGTGGAGCTCCGTTGTCCCTCCCTTCCACATCTGAGGCAGCTCTTCCAACCCAAGGAGCCTCATCTATGTCTCCAACAGCATATAGGGATTTTTCTAGTCAGGGCCTGTCCCTTGTCCTGCCAGCAACATCCGAGAGAGATCTGTCCGGTGTGGATATGTCACTAGCCATGCCTCGAGCAACAGAAAGAGATATACCAAAACAAGGTTTGACATTGACAACTTCACAATCATCAGAGAGAATGTATATGCCTCAAACTTCTCATTGGATGGAAACCTCAAGACCAACATCTCAAAGGACTGAAAATATTTCACCAAGTTCTGAGAGGCATCTTGCCTCAACATCTCAGAGGAATGACAAGAATGGCAACACGTCACTGTCATCTCAAAGGACTGGTACTTCTATGGCATTGACTTCCGAGAGCGTCTATGCCCCTGCCTCTCATGACAATATGGCTCCAATATCACTCCGAAGTGTTGGTATGACCGGAACATCTCACAGGACGGATCCCACACTACGTCCAACCACTGAGAGGGCATACATGCTGGGAGTAACTCACCTGAATGACAATATGGGTCAAACATTTCAAAGGCCCGACACCATGTTTTCAACATCTGAGAGGATGTACATGCCCGCAAAATCTCATCAGCATGATCATATGGGTTCAACATCTCGGAGAACTGATATTCCTATGCATTCAACCTCAGAGCGGATGTTCATGTCCACAGCATCTCAAAGGAATGAGGAGTTGGCTGTTGCATCTCAACCTGCCTCCGAGAGATTATATTTGTCTCCATTAGTTCCGAGAAATGCTGGTACGCCTCAGAAGATGTTTCCCCAAAACTCTCTAATTTTGAGTGAGGAGTTTCCCTCCCAAGGAGCATCACTGACTTTACCCACATCTCAGAGGATATAG
- the LOC133727520 gene encoding uncharacterized protein LOC133727520, producing MQCTSIISVPTIHSRKLKLRRNSHSQLSVAHPQSSFEDYDDVQLPLPSHVKFITSTSNPFVKHCHKLRLSSSYRHTHGSVLVVGATPIREICEFQKSLQEKTVMMDCLLVPDNCEVPEWIDDLSVRIVQVSFPVMKKLSGMQSTESIEAMALMRIPTSFSDINADEKEANCRAWFPSPHRVLVLDGVQDPGNLGTLLRSATAFGWNGAFLLPGCCDPFNEKALRASRGASFQLPIISGTWNHLESLISEFQIKMLAGHPETDKNSTPFHLSQKLADSLATVPLSLVLGSEGSGLSEQSRRQCELVTIPMAGDFESLNVSVAGGIFLYMLQPKNHISL from the exons ATGCAATGCACAAGTATCATCTCAGTGCCCACAATCCACTCCAGAAAGCTCAAACTTAGGAGGAACTCACACTCACAATTATCAGTTGCTCATCCTCAGAGCAGCTTTGAAGACTATGATGATGTGCAGCTTCCTCTGCCTTCCCATGTCAAATTCATAACCAGCACTTCAAACCCATTCGTCAAACACTGCCACAAGCTTCGCCTGTCTTCTTCTTACCGCCACACTCATGGTTCAGTTCTCGTTGTGGGTGCTACACCCATCAG GGAAATATGCGAGTTTCAGAAGTCATTGCAAGAGAAAACTGTTATGATGGATTGTTTGCTTGTACCGGATAATTGTGAGGTTCCTGAATGGATTGATGATTTATCTGTTCGTATTGTGCAAGTGAGCTTTCCCGTGATGAAAAAGCTTTCGGGGATGCAATCAACTGAATCTATTGAAGCAATGGCTCTAATGAGAATACCTACGAGTTTTTCAGATATCAATGCTGATGAAAAGGAGGCAAACTGTAGGGCTTGGTTCCCATCTCCACATCGAGTTCTGGTCCTTGATGGTGTTCAG GATCCGGGTAATCTTGGTACACTGCTCAGATCAGCTACAGCTTTTGGATGG AATGGTGCTTTTCTTCTTCCCGGGTGTTGTGATCCATTCAATGAAAAAGCACTCCGAGCTAGCCGAGGAGCATCATTCCAGCTCCCTATTATTTCTGGAACTTGGAATCATCTTGAATCCCTCATAAGTGAATTCCAAATAAAGATGCTAGCTGGCCATCCAGAGACTGATAAAAATTCGACGCCATTTCACCTTTCTCAAAAACTTGCAGATTCTCTTGCAACAGTGCCACTCAGCTTGGTTTTGGGTAGCGAAGGAAGTGGTCTGTCTGAGCAATCTCGACGGCAATGTGAGCTTGTAACCATTCCAATGGCAGGAGATTTTGAGTCGCTTAATGTTTCAGTTGCTGGTGGGATTTTCTTGTATATGTTGCAACCTAAAAACCATATATCATTATGA